CAGCCAGGGCGCGGACGCCGCCGGGGACATCGCCTCCGATATCGGCAACGGGCGCGGCCCGATCTCGGCCGACCGGGTGCTCGGCGTCGGGCTGCTGTCCGATCCGGCCGCGGGCACCACCGGCGAAACCGCGGTCGGCCCCCGCACCCCGGGCAAGGGGATCGCCGACCCGCGGCCGCGCGGGATGGGCGCGCTCTCCGGCCGGGTCACCTCGATCTGCGACCCCAACGACCTGTACTGCTCGATCCAGAAGAACGCCAATCCGCTACTCGGACAGCTGGGTTCGCTGCTGAGCAAGCTGCCCAGCGACTCCCGGCTGGCCGGCGCCCTGACCTCGGACTTCTCCAAGGCGGATCTGCCGGGCCTGGCCGCGGCCGTGCGCGACTTGGCCGCGAGCCTGGTCGACCCGCGCGGTGTCGATCTGACCCGGGTGCGCGAGCAGGCGGATACGGTCGAGCACACCATCCGCCCGCTCGCCGAACTGGTCGGCTCCGGTGCGGCCGCGAAGCAATTGGCCGCCGCCCCAGCGGGTTCGGCCGAGCACAGCGCGGGCAAGGTGCTCAACGGCGCCGCCCAGTCGGACCTGTCCGGCGCCGTGTCGGCGGCCAACACGATCGCCGGAAACGCCACCGACCTGTTGAACAACGGTGTCGAGACGCTACCGGCCGGCTCACCCGAAGTAGCGGCGCTGAGTGGCCTGTCCGATTCGCTCAACGGGCAGATCGAAGTGCTGATCACCTTGCCCGTGGGCGTCCTGGAATCCGCGGCGGGCATCCTGGCGCTGCTCAAACCGAGCGAGATGGTCAACCAGGCACTGGATGTCGTCGCCAAGGTCACCACCCTCGACTTCCGCGGCATCCTGGACAACCTGGCGCTGCTCCCGCAGAAGGTGCTGGCGCGCGACGCCGCGGGCGCGCACGCCATCGCGGGCACCTTGAACAATCAGTTGCGGCCGCTGGTCGACCTGCTCGCCGCGGTCGACGTGAAATGGGTGTCGCAGGTGCTCTCGATGGTGCCCAATTCGCAAGGCTTCCTGCAGATCGCGACGATCGCCGCCTCGGTGCTCTCGACCATCGACATCCCCAAACTCGCCGAGATCGCGGGCCGGATCCAGGAAGTCGCGTGGTCGGTGCTGGAGAAGCTGGCGCCGCCGCCCGGCCAGCAGCCCGACCCGGCCGGGGCAGCGGTCGCGCTCTCGGCGCTGCTGCCGATCGGGCAGGACCTGGCCGGGGTCGCGATGGGCATGCTGACGGCCGAACGCAAGGACACCGGGCTCGACGACCTGACCGCCGCGCTCGCCACCTCGAAACCGTCGCCCGGGATCAACCTGTTCGACCTCATCGGCGACGGCATCAGCGCGGCAATGTTTTTCGCGTCCAACGCGCACGTCAACTACGGCGCGCTGATCGTCGACGAGACCGGCCGCAACGCCATCGGCTGGCTCGGCGACTGGTTGAACTCGCGCATCGGACCACGGTGACGCGGCCGGGCCCGCGGCGGACTCGGGCTCAGGAGGCGTCCTTGTCGGGGGCGTTTCCGGGAGCCCAGAGTCCGCGCACGTGCCCGATGTGATTGCGCAGGAAGGACTCCACCTGCGCGCCCTGACGCTGTTCGATCAGATCGAGGATGGTGTGGTGCTCCTGCGCCGAGTTGTCCAGCTCGCCGCGCGCGACCAGCGCGGCGAGACCGAGCAACCGGGTCTGCGCTCGCAGATCGCTGACGATCTGCGAGAGCCGCGGATTGCGGCAGTAGGCGAGCAGCATGAGGTGGAACCGGCGATCGGCATCGACGTATTCGACCAGATCGCCCCGCTTGGCCGCGTCGACGATCTTGTCGGCCGCCGCGCGCAGCCCCGGCAGGTCCGCCTGCGGAATGCGGTCGACGATGGCGCGCACGCTCGGCGGCTCCAGCAGCAGGCGGATCTCGGCGATCGCGTCGAGATCCTCGTCGGAGGCCTCGGTGACCCGGAAGCCCTTGTTCGGCACCGAGATCACCAGCCCCTGCTTCACCAGGTCCAGCATCGCCTCGCGGACCGGCGTGGCGGAGACGCCGAAGCGTTCCGACAGCCAGGGCGCGGAGTAGAGCACGCCGGGTTCGAGCTCGCCGGAGATGATCGCGGCGCGCAAGGCGTCGGACACGTGGTCGCGCAGCGTCGGGCGCTTGCGGGTATCCAGTCGTTCGATCATCAGTGTGCTCCGGTTATCTGCTGGTGGGCCAGGCCCCGTCGATATCAGAATAGTTAGCCGTCAACGGCGTTCAGCTTGGCGTTGCGGTAGCTGAAGCCGAAGTACAGCGCCACCCCGAGCAGCAGCCAGAGCACGAACCGCAGCCAGGTGACCCAGGTGAGGTGACTGATCAGCCACACCGAGAAGCCGCTGCCGAGCAGCGGCACCACCGGCACCCACGGGGTACGGAAGGTGCGCTCGGCCTCGGGGCGTGTCCGGCGCAGCCACACCACACCGATCGCGACGACGATGAAGGCCATCAGAATACCCACGTTGGTCAGCTCGGCGGCCTCCCGGATCGGCAGAAAGCCGGCGATCAGCGCGGAGACGACGCCGACCGGCCAGATCACCCGGGTCGGCACCTTGCGGCGCGGATCGGACTTGCCGAAGTAGGCGGGCAGCAGGCCGTCCCGGCTCATTGCGAAACCGACCCGGGTCACGGCGAGCATGTTGGCGAAGGCCGAGGTGGTGACGCCGACGACCGCGCCGACCGCGATGACCAGGCCGAGGATGCCCATCCCGATGCTGTCGAAGGCGCTGGAGAACGGCGCGGCGACGTCGATATCGGTGTAGTTCACCATGCCGACGATCACGAGGCAGACCAGCAGGTAGACCACCGAGGCGATGCCGAGGCTGATCATGATCGCCTTGGGCAGCAGCTTCTTGCCGTCGGTGGACTCCTCGGCCGCCGCGCTCATCGCGTCGTAGCCGTAGACGGCGAAGAACGCCAGCGCCGCACCCGATACCGCACCGCCGACGCCGAGCGGGAAGAACGGCGTGTAATTGCCCGCCTTGATGTGGAAGGCACCGGCGACGACCACGATCGCGACGATCGCCATCTTCAGCATGACGAGTCCGGTTTGCACGCGCGCGGATTCGCGGGTGCCGCGGGAGAGCAGGAACGCCAGCAGCAGGCACAGCAGCACCGCGAACAGGTCGACCTTGTGCCCGGCACCGGTGCCCGGCGCGCCCAATGCCCAAGTGGGCAGGTCGAATCCGAAGTAGTGGGTGATGTAGTTCAGGTATCCGGAGACCGCGATCGCCACCACCGACACGATGGCGGTGTACTCCAGCAGCAGGTCCCAGCCGATCAAGAAGCCGATGATCTCCCCGAGGGACACGTAGGCGTAGGTGTAGGCCGAGCCCGCCCGCGGCACCATCCCGGCGAATTCGGCGTAGCAGAGCCCCGCCGCGCCGGAGGCGACGATGGCGATGCCGAACGAGAGCAGCACGCCGGGCCCCGCCACCTCCTTGGCCACCACACCGGCCAGGGAGAACACGCCCGCGCCGACCAATCCGCCGAGACTGAGCGCGACCAGCTGCCACAGACCCATGCTCTTGGCGAAATCGCCGGTGTCGCTGTCGGTTACGGGCATTCGGCGCAGAATCGTCGCGCGGCTGAGCGGCGGTCGCTGGGGTCGGGTGGTGACAGGCTTCATTGCCGGGCCTTTCGAGGGGTGGAGCGATGAATCAGAAAACGAAGCCCTCGGGGAAGGGATCCGACGGGTCGAGCAGGTAGTTGGCGGTGCCGGTGAGCCAGGCGCGGCCGGTGATGGCGGGCACGATCGCGGGGCGCGTACCCACGCTGGTCGATTCGACGGCACGGGCATAGAACGTGGTACCGATGAACGAATCGTTCTGCAGCACTTGGTCGTCGGTGAGCAGGCCGCGGGCGTGCTGCCGGGCCAGCAGCGCGGACGTGCCGGTGCCGCACGGGGACCGGTCGAACCATCCGGGGTGGATGGCCATCGCATGCCGGGTATGGGTCGGGGTCGACGCGGGATCGAGGAACAGGACGTGTTTGCAGCCCGTGATCTGCTCGTCCGCCGGATGCACCGGGCGCCGGGACTCGTTGATCGCCTGCATGATCCGGAGCCCGGCGGCGAGAATGCGGTCCTTGTGCGCGCGATCGAACGGCAGGCCGACCTCGGCGAGATCGACTATGGCATAGAAGTTTCCGCCATAGGCCAGGTCGTAGCGCACCGTGCCCAGCTCGGGCACCTCGACCTTGTTGTCCAGGCTGTCGCAGTAGGCGGGCACGTTGCGCAGCGTCACCGAATCGGCGTGCCCGCCGCTGACCGCGACCTCGGCGATCACCCGGCCGGCCGGGGTGTCGAGCCGGATCTCGGTGACCGGTTCGGTGACCGGCACCATGCCCGCCTCGATCAGGGCGGTCGCGACCCCGATGGTGCCGTGGCCGCACATCGGCAGCAGACCGCTGACCTCGATGAACAGCACGCCGTAGTGACCGTCGGCGGTGGTGGCCGGTTGCAGGATCGCCCCGCTCATCGAGGCGTGCCCGCGCGGCTCGTTGACCAGTAGTTTGCGCAGGCCGTCCAGGTGCTCGGCGAAGTAGGCGCGCCGGGCCGCCATGGTGTCGCCGGGAATCGTGCCGACACCGCCGGTGATCACCCTGGTCGGCATGCCCTCGGTGTGGGTGTCGATCGCCGAGATGATCGTCTTGCTTCGCATCAGGATCCTTCGTTGTCGAGATCGGCCAGTTCGCGCAGCCGCACGGGCGCGGCCAGTGGACGCCAGGCGGGGGTGGCCGCCGCGAGACCGGGCACATCCGTGCCGTCGGGGCACGAATGGCGGCGCAGCGCTTCGATATTCGCCGCGCACATCCGGCCCTGGCACGGGCCGAGACCGGCGCGGGTGGCCAGCTTCGCCGGGCGATAGCCACCTCCGGTGCTGCGCGACCACGCGTCGGTCAGTTCGGCGTGCGTGGTGCCTTCGCAGCGGCAGCACACGGTGTCCGGCAGCGCCCAGGTCAGCACGCCCGGACGGATCGGATGAGCGGCGGCGAGCCTGGCGACGAACTGCCCGGCGGTGCGATGGCGCGCACGCAAGCCGCGTCCGAGGGGCGCGCCCGCGGCGGCGAGCCCGGCGACGGTGCCTTCGATCGCCGCCACCTGAGCGCCGCCGATACCCGTGAGTTCGCCTGCCGCCCAGACACTGTCGGCGCTGGTGCACTGCTGTTCGTCCACCCGGACGAAGCCGTCCGCGGTGAGCGCCGCACCGGCTGCGACGGCGAGTTCGTGTTGCGGGGTGAAACCGTGCGAGACGGCCACCGCGTCCACCGGTACCGTGCGGTGCGTGCCGGGGATCGGTGCCCAGTTCTCGTCCAAGCGAGCGATTGTCGCTTCTTCGGCGCGACCGGCACCGGCGACAGCTACCACGGCATGCGCGGTGCGCAGCGGGACGCGGTGCCGGACCCCGGCTGCGGCGTATTCGATCAACTCGGCAGCCTTGCCCGCACTGTGGCGCAGTTGCCAAGGGCGGGTGAGCCATTCGCGTGCGATCCGAGAAGCCGGGTTGGCCTCCAGGATCGCCTGCACCTGCGCGCCGCCCGTGACCAGCGACTGCGCGACCGGGAGGAGGAAGGGGCCGGTGCCGGACAGCAATACGGACTTGCCGACCAGCAGACGCTGTGTCTTCGCGAGGGTCTGCGCGGCGCCCGCGGTGTACACGCCGGGGAGATCCCAGCCGGGGAACGGGCACACGCGGTCATACGCGCCGGTGGCGAGAATCAGTGCGTCGCCGAGAATTTCGCGATGCGTGCGCCGCTCACCCTCGATGCCTTGCCAGAGCCGCACGATCGGGCAACCACCGTGCGGTGCCCGCTCGATCTGATAGACCGCTGCCCACGAAAGATATTCGCATCGCGGATGCTCACTCAGCTGCCACCCCAGACGCTGTGCCGCGACGTAACCGTGCCCGATCCGCAGCGGATTCCGCACCCCGTACGCGGCAGGAATACGCCGGTTGTACTGACCGCCGAGCGTCTCGTTCGCATCGATCAGCGTTACGGTCGCACCGGACCGCAGGGCCGCCGCCGCGGCCGCCGTTCCCGCAGGCCCCCCGCCGATCACGACTACATGCTTGGTCATCGGGTGCCTCCTCGCGGCCGGTCGTGTCGTTCATCGATGCCGGGTACGTCGCCCGCGGTCTCGCGGTCTGCCGAACGCTCCGGGTCGCCGCCGTCCGCCGCTGCGGTCTCGCCGTCGACCGATGTGCTTTGCGCGCTACCGGGTTTCGCGTCGTTGATCAGAGCCGTTGAGCGTTCGGTGTGGGTGTCGAACGCGCGAGACTGCGTGTGTGCGATGTGGCTGCTGATCGGAGCTGGCTGCTCGCCATGGGAATTCGGGTCACCGAGCAGAGCCGTGGCGTGCTCCGTGTGGGTGTTCGACGTGCGGGATTGGGTGTGCACGGTGTCGCCGTCGCGGGCGGGGCGGCGGCACAGGCGGATGTCGGGGATGCCGTTGACGGTGGCGACACAGTCGAAGCAGACGCCTATGCCGCAAAAGATGCCACGCTTACCGCCGGTCGGTGCGGTGCGCCAGTGGTTGTGACCGTCGGCCAGCAGGACGGTGGCGAGCGTTTGCCCGTGCACGCCGCGCACCGCCACACCGTCGACGGTGACGGTCAGCGGGCGATCGTCGCGGCCGAGGGGATCGCTGCCCGCGGGGATCAGCTGTGCGCTCACGCGGTTACCTCGCAGTTCAACGGTGCGTTCCTAGGCACGGTGTGCTGCTGTCCGGGGTGACCGGCGGTGATTGTGCCGTTGCCGGTGCGTGCCCGAGGTCGCCGGCGCGATCGCCGTCCGGCACACGAATGGCCGACGCGCCCTGTGACGGCCGTTCGGCGGCGAGCTCACCGTCGGAGCCGAGACCATTCATCGGCCATGGCATCACGATCGTCTCGGTGACCGCGGTCGCGGCCCGGTCCTGAGAGCTCGGCGGGCCGTACCGGTCGACGCGCCCACCGAGCCGGTGCCGTTCGCTGGTGTGGTTGCTCATCGGTGCACTTCCTCACTGATTTCCGCCGCGCGGACGGCCGGGCGGTCGACGGTGAACGCCGCCAGGTCGGGATGATCCGGGCCACCGGTCAATGCCGCACAGATCAATTCGGCGGTGCCGACGGACAGACCGATGCCCGCCCCTTCGTGTCCGGTCGCGTGCCACAGGCCGGGCAGGCGCGGATCGGGACCGATCACGGGCAGATGGTCGTCGACGTAAGGGCGAAAGCCCCCGTAGGCGCGCATGATCGCGACATCGGCCAGCACGGGGTAGAGCCGAATCGCTCGGCGGGCGATGGCGGCCAGGCTGTCCGGGCGCAGCCGGTTGTCGAAGCCGCATTGCCGGCGGGAGGAGCCGAGCAGCAGCGGACCGCCGCGCGTCGACTCCACCACCGCCGACGATTGCAGGGCGGTATCCGAACTGCCGACGGCGCCAACATAATCCGCGTCGTAGACCTTGTGGAAGACGGTCGGCGGCATGGGCGCCGTGATGAGCACGTCACCGCGTCGCGGC
This genomic stretch from Nocardia brasiliensis ATCC 700358 harbors:
- a CDS encoding cutinase family protein gives rise to the protein MPVLPSSKRCVVVATMVAVGVTLGATGVASPASVHTRTSGCADTFNLFIPGTWETNEAADPAQPIGMLRPIAEAIQREHGATSAIYFTPYMARAFDNGHTYADSKNTALTNARKALRDYGTRCAGTKFTITGYSQGADAAGDIASDIGNGRGPISADRVLGVGLLSDPAAGTTGETAVGPRTPGKGIADPRPRGMGALSGRVTSICDPNDLYCSIQKNANPLLGQLGSLLSKLPSDSRLAGALTSDFSKADLPGLAAAVRDLAASLVDPRGVDLTRVREQADTVEHTIRPLAELVGSGAAAKQLAAAPAGSAEHSAGKVLNGAAQSDLSGAVSAANTIAGNATDLLNNGVETLPAGSPEVAALSGLSDSLNGQIEVLITLPVGVLESAAGILALLKPSEMVNQALDVVAKVTTLDFRGILDNLALLPQKVLARDAAGAHAIAGTLNNQLRPLVDLLAAVDVKWVSQVLSMVPNSQGFLQIATIAASVLSTIDIPKLAEIAGRIQEVAWSVLEKLAPPPGQQPDPAGAAVALSALLPIGQDLAGVAMGMLTAERKDTGLDDLTAALATSKPSPGINLFDLIGDGISAAMFFASNAHVNYGALIVDETGRNAIGWLGDWLNSRIGPR
- a CDS encoding GntR family transcriptional regulator, which gives rise to MIERLDTRKRPTLRDHVSDALRAAIISGELEPGVLYSAPWLSERFGVSATPVREAMLDLVKQGLVISVPNKGFRVTEASDEDLDAIAEIRLLLEPPSVRAIVDRIPQADLPGLRAAADKIVDAAKRGDLVEYVDADRRFHLMLLAYCRNPRLSQIVSDLRAQTRLLGLAALVARGELDNSAQEHHTILDLIEQRQGAQVESFLRNHIGHVRGLWAPGNAPDKDAS
- a CDS encoding amino acid permease, which encodes MKPVTTRPQRPPLSRATILRRMPVTDSDTGDFAKSMGLWQLVALSLGGLVGAGVFSLAGVVAKEVAGPGVLLSFGIAIVASGAAGLCYAEFAGMVPRAGSAYTYAYVSLGEIIGFLIGWDLLLEYTAIVSVVAIAVSGYLNYITHYFGFDLPTWALGAPGTGAGHKVDLFAVLLCLLLAFLLSRGTRESARVQTGLVMLKMAIVAIVVVAGAFHIKAGNYTPFFPLGVGGAVSGAALAFFAVYGYDAMSAAAEESTDGKKLLPKAIMISLGIASVVYLLVCLVIVGMVNYTDIDVAAPFSSAFDSIGMGILGLVIAVGAVVGVTTSAFANMLAVTRVGFAMSRDGLLPAYFGKSDPRRKVPTRVIWPVGVVSALIAGFLPIREAAELTNVGILMAFIVVAIGVVWLRRTRPEAERTFRTPWVPVVPLLGSGFSVWLISHLTWVTWLRFVLWLLLGVALYFGFSYRNAKLNAVDG
- a CDS encoding proline racemase family protein; translated protein: MRSKTIISAIDTHTEGMPTRVITGGVGTIPGDTMAARRAYFAEHLDGLRKLLVNEPRGHASMSGAILQPATTADGHYGVLFIEVSGLLPMCGHGTIGVATALIEAGMVPVTEPVTEIRLDTPAGRVIAEVAVSGGHADSVTLRNVPAYCDSLDNKVEVPELGTVRYDLAYGGNFYAIVDLAEVGLPFDRAHKDRILAAGLRIMQAINESRRPVHPADEQITGCKHVLFLDPASTPTHTRHAMAIHPGWFDRSPCGTGTSALLARQHARGLLTDDQVLQNDSFIGTTFYARAVESTSVGTRPAIVPAITGRAWLTGTANYLLDPSDPFPEGFVF
- a CDS encoding FAD-dependent oxidoreductase, with protein sequence MTKHVVVIGGGPAGTAAAAAALRSGATVTLIDANETLGGQYNRRIPAAYGVRNPLRIGHGYVAAQRLGWQLSEHPRCEYLSWAAVYQIERAPHGGCPIVRLWQGIEGERRTHREILGDALILATGAYDRVCPFPGWDLPGVYTAGAAQTLAKTQRLLVGKSVLLSGTGPFLLPVAQSLVTGGAQVQAILEANPASRIAREWLTRPWQLRHSAGKAAELIEYAAAGVRHRVPLRTAHAVVAVAGAGRAEEATIARLDENWAPIPGTHRTVPVDAVAVSHGFTPQHELAVAAGAALTADGFVRVDEQQCTSADSVWAAGELTGIGGAQVAAIEGTVAGLAAAGAPLGRGLRARHRTAGQFVARLAAAHPIRPGVLTWALPDTVCCRCEGTTHAELTDAWSRSTGGGYRPAKLATRAGLGPCQGRMCAANIEALRRHSCPDGTDVPGLAAATPAWRPLAAPVRLRELADLDNEGS
- a CDS encoding (2Fe-2S)-binding protein, with translation MSAQLIPAGSDPLGRDDRPLTVTVDGVAVRGVHGQTLATVLLADGHNHWRTAPTGGKRGIFCGIGVCFDCVATVNGIPDIRLCRRPARDGDTVHTQSRTSNTHTEHATALLGDPNSHGEQPAPISSHIAHTQSRAFDTHTERSTALINDAKPGSAQSTSVDGETAAADGGDPERSADRETAGDVPGIDERHDRPRGGTR